GATACGGGCGCGGAAATCTTCACGCAGACGGCGGGTAAGAGCACTGCGCAACCCGCGTGAACGGCCGCGCCGTCCACTCAGCGCCAGATTTTCCTCAATCGTCAGCGCCCCGCAGCTGCCCGCCAGCGGGTCCTGAAACACGCGGGCGACAGAAGTGGCGCGTTGCGCCGTCTTCTGGCCTGAAACATCATCACCATTGATTTTCACCGCCCCCCTTGTCGGCAGAACATCCCCGGCCAGCATACTCAGCAGGGTGGACTTGCCCGCACCGTTCGAGCCGATCACCGTGACAAAACTGCCTTCAGGAATCTTCAGGCTGATATCGCGCAAGGCCCGTTTTTCCAGCGGTGTGCCGGCCTTGAAAACCATATCAACAGCGACAAGCTCAATCATGTTTTTTTGCCCCCAGATATCCGGGCAGAACCAGAATTGCCACCACCAGAAGCGCCGTGATAAGCTGCAGATCGGTCGCAGCATTAAAACTGAGCCTGATGCCCTGAATTGTATAACTGATTTCTCCACCCTGAAAGGCAAACTGCACCACAATCCGGTACAGCACAGAGCCAAGGGCGCAACTGAGAATAATCAGCAGCATATTGCGTGTCCGAAACAGGCTTTCTCCGATAATAACCGCCGCAAGACCAAAAACAATCGTGCCAACCCCGCCAGTAGAATCAGCAGAACCCGCCGTCTGGATAAACAGCGCCCCGCCAAGTCCTACCAATGCATTGGATAATCCCATTCCCAGATAGACCAGCCTGCCGGTACGGATGCCCTGCGCCCGCGCCATACGCAGGTTGATGCCGGTTGCCCGCATGGCAAGACCAATTTCACTTTTGAGAAAACGCCAGACCAGAAAAACCGCCATCAGCACAATCGTACCGACAAACAGCGGACGTATTGCCCAGACAGGCAAACCGAACAAACCATGAAAGGGCGTAATCGCTGTTTTGGCGGCAAACGGCAGATTGACACTGGCCATCCCGTTGTTCATGCCCATAATACGCAAGTTGACACTGTAAAGGGCCGACATTGTCAGAATTGACGCAAGCAGATTCAATATGCCGAATTTGATGTTCAACATAGCGGTAACAAGCCCCGCCCCGGCCGAAGCCAATACAGCAAGCACCATGGCAATCCAGGGATTGATGCCAAAGATAATGGCAACACCGCAAACAGCCGCCCCGGTCAGAAATGAACCATCCACCGTCAGATCCGGAAAATCCAGAATACGGAAGGACAGATAAACACCGATGGCGACCAGCGCATAAACCAGTCCAAGTTCAACAGCACCAGTAAAGGTAAGAATATTCAACGTTCGTCTTTCACTCTTTAATGATACGGGTTGCGCGGTCAAGCACAGACTGCGGAATATCAACGCCCATTGCTTTTGCCGCTCTCAAATCAATAAAGACATCCCGCGCAGGCGGTGTTACCACAGCGATATCAGCAGGCTTTTCCCCGTTTAAAATCCGTACCGCCAGCCTGCCTGTCTCAACACCGGCATCATAATAGCTGATGCCCTGTGCGGCGAAAGGCCCGCGCCCGATAGAGCTCGGATCAGCAGTAAACAGCGGCGTTTGCGACTCGGCAGCAGCATTTGAGGCCCCTTCCAGCACAGCGATGATGGTGTTATCGGTCGGGACATAAATCATATCAACCTTACCGATAAGTGCACGTGTCGCCATTTGCACCTCGGATGATCTTGCCGCGGCAGAAGGCACAATTTCAATACCCTGTTCTGCGGCAAGGGTTTGCAACAGTTTCAATGTAGAAACGGAATTGGCCTCGGCCGCATTATAGAGATAGCCGAGTTTCCTTATATCAGGCTTGATTTCCCTGAGCAGTTTGAGATGCCCGGCAACAGGAGAACGGTCGGAAACACCGGTAACATTGCCTCCCGGCCTGTCAAGCGACTTGACAAGCCCTGCCTCAACCGGATCAGACACAGCGGAAAAAACAATGGGAATATCCTGTGTTGCTGAAAGCATGGTCTGTGCCGACGGAGTAGCGATCGCCACAATCACATCCGGCTGATTGCCGGCAAACTGGCGCGCAATCTGTGTTGCCGTGGAAATATTACCCTGCGCTGACAGATAGGTATATTTAAGATTTTCACCCTGCCTGTATCCGGCCTGCGCCAGAGCATCCTCAACCCCCTTGCGCACAGCGTCAAGTGCGGGATGAGCGACAATCTGGGTGAGAGCAACCTTTACCTGTTCCGCTGCGACGGCAGAAGACCCGAGAGCAAATCCCGCAAGGGCAGAAATCAGAAAGCGGCGCATGCGTATAAATCCTCTGATGAAAAACGGCGTGAAAAATCTTTACGAAACAAACAGCATAAAATCAATGGTCTGTCGGAGTTTTGGGCGGAAAAAACAAATTTCTGCAAAAATTTTGTATTTTTATGTTGCAATCGGCTTTCGGTTAGGCCATACAGTCACCGTTCGCAGCGAATCTCCGGCTTAAGGAGATTCTGGCAGACTATGTGAGCGGGTGTAGCTCAGGGGTAGAGCACAACCTTGCCAAGGTTGGGGTCGTGGGTTCGAATCCCATCGCCCGCTCCAGCTTTTCCTTCTTTCCTTAAAAAATTCCGGTTACAATAACAGCCATTCTGTCTGTCGGCTATAACTCCTGCATTTTCCTGACACCAGGCAAGCCAGGAACATGTCACAGCAGTGCAAAGCCCTGTTGCCGCAACCTGTCAGGATAACCAGTATCTCCATAACAGGTTTATTATCAGAAATATTCTGTTTTGGCTTTTTACAAGTCTTTTTTAAATAATATGCAGTCCTATTTTCACAAAAGATGTTTTCTCACCTGAAAGTGAACACACTGTGTCAAGCAAAAGCCTATATTTTCAGGAGTAGTATAATCTTGCCGGAGGAATCATGACTATACGAAAAAGATTTTCCGCCAATTTCAATTTAACGCGCCGCCATCTGCTTAAAGGCGCCAGCGCCTGCGCAGCTCTGGCGCTTGCTCCCCATAATACGCAGGCGCAGCCTGCGCCTGTTCCGCTTGATGCCTATCAATGCAGTTTTTTCAATGCGGAAGAATGGGCCTTTGTCATGGCCGCGGCAGAGCGGCTTATTCCGGCACAGGGCAATGGCCCGGGCGCGCTTGAAACCCGTGTGCCGGTTTATATTGACAAACAGCTTGCCACCCCCTGGGGACAGGGTGAACACTGGTACCGGCAGGCGCCGTTCAACCGTGACGCGCCGCGCTATACGGGTTATCAGGCCGCTCCCTCACCGGCAGAGGCCTACCGCATTGCCATACCGCGTATCAACCAGTGGTGCCAGGACCGCTATGGCGCAATTTTTGCCGATCTGGCACCGGAACAGCAGGATGACGCGCTGGCGCAGATTGAAAAAGACAATGTGCCGATTGATGAAATCCGTTCCGGTGATTTTTTCAGCTTTCTGCTGGCAAACACCAAAGAGGGATATTTTTCTGACCCGCTCCATGGCGGCAATTATAAAATGGCCTCATGGGTTTATATCGGCTTTCCCGGGGCACGGGCTTCGTTTCTGGAATGGGTGGACCGCGACAATGTCCGCTATCCGCTGGGGCCGGTCAGCTTTTTGGGTGAAAGGGCATAAATCATGACCATCACAAAACAAAAAAAAGACGTTGTCATTATCGGCCTTGGCTGGGTCGGTTCGATCGTCGGCATTGAACTGGCAAAAGAAGGCTATGATATCCTGGCGCTTGAGCGCGGCGAAGATCAGGACACTGTCCCTGACTGGGCTTATCCGCGTGCAGCAGATGAGTTGAAGTTCGCGATCCGGCTGGAAACCGCCGTGCGCCCGAGCAACCATACACTCACCATCCGCCGCGGCCTCAACGAGGTTGCCCTGCCCTACCGCCAGCTGGGATCATTCCTGCCCGGCTTTGGTGTTGGCGGCGCCGGTGTTCACTGGAACGCGCAAACCTGGCGCGCCCACCCGGAAGAGCTTATTTTGCGCTCTTATGTGGAACACACCTTCGGCGATATCATCCCTGATGATATGACCGTACAGGACTGGGGCGTCACCTATGATGAGCTGGAGTCCCACTATGACATGTTTGAAAAGGTTGCCGGTGTTGCAGGCACTGCCGGCAATATCAAGGGACGGATGATTGAAGGCGGCAACCCGTTTGAAGCCTGGCGGACCAATGATTACCCCATGCCCGCCCAGCCGCAGACCTATAACTGCCGCCTGTTCAGCGATACTGTCAAAGAGATGGGCTATCATCCTTTTCCTTATCCGGCGGCGATTGCCTCGCAATCCTATGTCAACCCTTACGGTATGCAGATGGGACCGTGCAATTTCTGCGGATTTTGCGAACGCTTCGGCTGCCTGAACTATTCCAAAGGCTCACCGCAGGTCTCGGTGCTGGCAGCGCTGAAGCGTTACAGGAATTTTGAATACCGCACCAAATCAGACGTGTTGCGCATTGAAAAAGCCAAGGATAATAAAACCGTCACCGGTGTGACCTATGTCACAGAAACCGGCGAGGAAGTTTTCCAGCCGGCTGACCTGGTTATTCTTGCCGGTTTTATGATCAACAACGTCCACCTGCTGCTCACCTCCGGCCTTGGCCAGCCTTATAACCCCTATAGCGGCGAAGGTGTTATCGGGCGTAATTATGCTTATCAGACCATTGTCGGCGAAAGCCAGCTGTTTTTTAAAAACACCTCTTTCAACCCGTTTATCGGCAGCGGCGCCAATGGTATCTGCATTGATGATTTCGGCTTTGCCCGCATTGATTTCGCCCGTGAAGGCTTTATCGGCGGCGGCCGGATTGCCACAACCCAGACCAACGGCCAGCCGGTGCACTCCATGCCTTTGCCGGACGGCATACCACAATGGGGCGCACAGTGGAAAGAAGCTGTCGGCACCTGGTATGGCCACAGCATGGGCATTGGCCAGCATTGCAGCAATATGGCCTATCGTGATGCCTATCTTGACCTTGACCCGACGTATAAGGATAAATATGGCCGTCCGCTCATGCGCATGACCTTCAACTGGCATGACAATGATATCCGCCTGTCACAATATATCTCGCGCCGGATTGATAAAATCGCCGAACATATGGAGCCGGATGTTTACAAGCCATCCATCATGCCGGACAACAATATTTATGATGTGCGCCCCTATCAGACCACACATACGGTCGGCGGGGCAATTATGGGCGAAAACCGCCGGCGCTCGGCGCTCAACCGTTATCTGCAGCATTGGGATTATCACAATCTGTTTGTGCCCGGAGCCAATGCCTTTCCGCAAAATCTGCAACAAAACCCGACAGGCACGATCGGCGCCCTGACTTACTGGATGATTGAGGCGCTGAAAACCGATTACCTGAAAAACCCCCGCCCCTTGGTATAGGAGGGAATTATGCTGCGTTTTCTGCTGAAATTATTTGTCTTCCTGCTGGTTATCATAGCCATTGCCGTGCTGGCGATAATTTTTGTGCCGATCAAGCGCAGCGGTCCGACAAGCCAGTTGCCGGAAAATTACCGGGTTGCAGAGGGCCAGGGTGAATATGTGGCACGCATGGCCGATTGCGCCGCCTGTCACACCGCCCCTAACGGCGCGGCTTATGCCGGCGGGCGTGAGGTAGCCAGTCCTTTTGGTACAATTTATGCCAGCAATATCACCCCGGCGCAAAACGGCATTGCAGGCTGGACGCTGGATGACTTCCGCGCCGCCCTGCAGGATGGCGTGCGCCCGGATGGCATGTTGCTGTATCCGGCCATGCCTTATGAAAACTATCGCAAACTGCGTGAGGAAGACATTGTCGCACTTTATGACTATTTCATGCATGATGTGCAGCCGGTGGATGAAGCTGTCAAGAAAACCGGCCTGACATTTCCATTCAACCAGCGCTGGGGCATTCGT
This is a stretch of genomic DNA from Candidatus Tokpelaia hoelldoblerii. It encodes these proteins:
- a CDS encoding Glucose-methanol-choline oxidoreductase family protein (bhsal17030) translates to MTITKQKKDVVIIGLGWVGSIVGIELAKEGYDILALERGEDQDTVPDWAYPRAADELKFAIRLETAVRPSNHTLTIRRGLNEVALPYRQLGSFLPGFGVGGAGVHWNAQTWRAHPEELILRSYVEHTFGDIIPDDMTVQDWGVTYDELESHYDMFEKVAGVAGTAGNIKGRMIEGGNPFEAWRTNDYPMPAQPQTYNCRLFSDTVKEMGYHPFPYPAAIASQSYVNPYGMQMGPCNFCGFCERFGCLNYSKGSPQVSVLAALKRYRNFEYRTKSDVLRIEKAKDNKTVTGVTYVTETGEEVFQPADLVILAGFMINNVHLLLTSGLGQPYNPYSGEGVIGRNYAYQTIVGESQLFFKNTSFNPFIGSGANGICIDDFGFARIDFAREGFIGGGRIATTQTNGQPVHSMPLPDGIPQWGAQWKEAVGTWYGHSMGIGQHCSNMAYRDAYLDLDPTYKDKYGRPLMRMTFNWHDNDIRLSQYISRRIDKIAEHMEPDVYKPSIMPDNNIYDVRPYQTTHTVGGAIMGENRRRSALNRYLQHWDYHNLFVPGANAFPQNLQQNPTGTIGALTYWMIEALKTDYLKNPRPLV
- a CDS encoding Gluconate 2-dehydrogenase subunit 3 protein (bhsal17020), with translation MTIRKRFSANFNLTRRHLLKGASACAALALAPHNTQAQPAPVPLDAYQCSFFNAEEWAFVMAAAERLIPAQGNGPGALETRVPVYIDKQLATPWGQGEHWYRQAPFNRDAPRYTGYQAAPSPAEAYRIAIPRINQWCQDRYGAIFADLAPEQQDDALAQIEKDNVPIDEIRSGDFFSFLLANTKEGYFSDPLHGGNYKMASWVYIGFPGARASFLEWVDRDNVRYPLGPVSFLGERA
- a CDS encoding Branched-chain amino acid transport protein (bhsal17000), with protein sequence MNILTFTGAVELGLVYALVAIGVYLSFRILDFPDLTVDGSFLTGAAVCGVAIIFGINPWIAMVLAVLASAGAGLVTAMLNIKFGILNLLASILTMSALYSVNLRIMGMNNGMASVNLPFAAKTAITPFHGLFGLPVWAIRPLFVGTIVLMAVFLVWRFLKSEIGLAMRATGINLRMARAQGIRTGRLVYLGMGLSNALVGLGGALFIQTAGSADSTGGVGTIVFGLAAVIIGESLFRTRNMLLIILSCALGSVLYRIVVQFAFQGGEISYTIQGIRLSFNAATDLQLITALLVVAILVLPGYLGAKKHD
- a CDS encoding ABC transporter substrate binding protein (bhsal17010), translating into MRRFLISALAGFALGSSAVAAEQVKVALTQIVAHPALDAVRKGVEDALAQAGYRQGENLKYTYLSAQGNISTATQIARQFAGNQPDVIVAIATPSAQTMLSATQDIPIVFSAVSDPVEAGLVKSLDRPGGNVTGVSDRSPVAGHLKLLREIKPDIRKLGYLYNAAEANSVSTLKLLQTLAAEQGIEIVPSAAARSSEVQMATRALIGKVDMIYVPTDNTIIAVLEGASNAAAESQTPLFTADPSSIGRGPFAAQGISYYDAGVETGRLAVRILNGEKPADIAVVTPPARDVFIDLRAAKAMGVDIPQSVLDRATRIIKE